Proteins from one Thermococcus sp. M36 genomic window:
- a CDS encoding elongation factor EF-2: MGRREEMIAKIKELMTQPERIRNMGIAAHIDHGKTTLSDNLLAGAGMISEELAGKQLVLDFDEQEQARGITINAANVSMVHTYEGKEYLINLIDTPGHVDFGGDVTRAMRAIDGAIIVVDAVEGVMPQTETVLRQALREYVKPVLFINKVDRLIKELKLGPNEILQRFAKIITDVNRLIKKYAPDEFKSQWMVKVEDGSVAFGSAYYNWALSVPYMKKTGVSFKDIVELTNAGDLKTLRQKAPLHVVVLDMVVRHLPNPLEAQKYRIPHLWRGDVNSDVGQAMLKCDPKGKMVMVVTKIILDKHAGEVATGRVWSGTVKTGQEVYLISAKRKARIQQVGIYMGPERVNMEAVPAGNIVAVTGLRDAMAGETVAQEQIEPFEALHYTSEPVVTVAIEAKNVKDLPKLIEALRQLAKEDPTLHVKIDEETGQHLLSGMGELHLEVKLVKLKEDWKLDVEVSPPIVVYRESVTKVSPIVEGKSPNKHNRFYITVEPMPDEIYEAIREGIIPEGRPKDPKAVAKKLAELGMDYEIAKGIVDIYNGNMFLDNTKGIQYLNEVMDLLVDGFHMAMDEGPLAKEPVMKVIVRLHDAKIHEDNVHRGPAQIYPAIRTAIHCAMMKASPVLYEPYQKVIINIPYEYMGSVSRELNQRRGQLIDMRQEGEVMIIIGEAPVAEMFGFAGAIRGATSGRALWSTEHAGFKRVPNELAVNIIRQIRQRKGLDPNPPKEQDVCPQQ, translated from the coding sequence ATGGGAAGAAGGGAAGAGATGATTGCGAAGATTAAGGAGCTCATGACCCAGCCCGAGAGGATTAGGAACATGGGTATTGCCGCTCACATTGACCACGGTAAGACTACGCTGAGCGACAACCTGCTCGCTGGAGCAGGTATGATTAGCGAGGAGCTTGCCGGAAAGCAGCTCGTCCTTGACTTCGACGAGCAGGAGCAGGCGAGGGGAATCACCATTAACGCTGCAAACGTCTCGATGGTTCACACCTATGAGGGCAAGGAGTACCTCATCAACCTCATCGACACTCCTGGTCACGTTGACTTCGGTGGTGACGTTACCAGGGCCATGCGTGCCATCGACGGTGCGATCATAGTTGTTGACGCCGTCGAGGGTGTCATGCCCCAGACCGAGACCGTCCTCAGGCAGGCCCTCAGGGAGTACGTCAAGCCGGTCCTCTTCATCAACAAGGTCGACAGGCTCATCAAGGAGCTCAAGCTCGGCCCGAACGAGATCCTTCAGAGGTTCGCCAAGATCATCACCGACGTCAACAGGCTCATCAAGAAGTACGCTCCGGACGAGTTCAAGAGCCAGTGGATGGTCAAGGTCGAGGACGGTAGCGTCGCCTTCGGTAGCGCCTACTACAACTGGGCCCTCAGCGTTCCCTACATGAAGAAGACTGGCGTTTCCTTCAAGGACATCGTCGAGCTCACCAACGCCGGCGACCTTAAGACCCTCAGGCAGAAGGCTCCGCTCCACGTCGTGGTTCTCGATATGGTCGTCCGCCACCTCCCGAACCCGCTCGAGGCCCAGAAGTACAGGATCCCGCACCTCTGGAGGGGCGACGTCAACAGCGATGTCGGTCAGGCCATGCTCAAGTGTGACCCGAAGGGCAAGATGGTCATGGTCGTTACCAAGATCATCCTCGACAAGCACGCGGGTGAGGTCGCCACCGGCCGTGTCTGGAGCGGTACCGTGAAGACCGGCCAGGAGGTCTACCTCATCAGCGCCAAGAGGAAGGCCAGGATCCAGCAGGTCGGTATCTACATGGGTCCTGAGAGGGTCAACATGGAGGCCGTTCCGGCCGGTAACATCGTCGCCGTCACCGGACTGCGCGACGCCATGGCCGGTGAGACCGTCGCCCAGGAGCAGATCGAGCCGTTCGAGGCGCTCCACTACACCAGCGAGCCGGTCGTTACCGTGGCTATAGAGGCCAAGAACGTTAAGGACCTTCCGAAGCTCATCGAGGCCCTCCGCCAGCTCGCCAAGGAGGACCCAACTCTGCACGTCAAGATCGACGAGGAGACCGGCCAGCACCTCCTCAGCGGTATGGGTGAGCTCCACCTCGAGGTCAAGCTCGTCAAGCTCAAGGAGGACTGGAAGCTCGACGTTGAGGTCAGCCCGCCGATCGTCGTCTACCGCGAGAGCGTCACCAAGGTCAGCCCGATAGTCGAAGGAAAGTCCCCGAACAAGCACAACAGGTTCTACATCACCGTCGAGCCGATGCCGGACGAGATCTACGAGGCCATCCGCGAGGGTATAATCCCGGAGGGCAGGCCGAAGGACCCGAAGGCCGTCGCCAAGAAGCTCGCCGAGCTCGGCATGGACTACGAGATAGCCAAGGGCATCGTGGACATCTACAACGGCAACATGTTCCTCGACAACACCAAGGGTATCCAGTACCTCAACGAGGTCATGGACCTCCTCGTTGATGGATTCCACATGGCAATGGACGAGGGACCGCTCGCCAAGGAGCCGGTCATGAAGGTTATCGTCAGGCTCCACGACGCGAAGATCCACGAGGACAACGTCCACCGCGGCCCGGCCCAGATCTACCCGGCCATCAGGACTGCAATCCACTGCGCTATGATGAAAGCCAGCCCGGTTCTCTACGAGCCGTACCAGAAGGTCATCATCAACATACCCTACGAGTACATGGGTTCCGTCAGCAGGGAGCTCAACCAGAGGCGCGGCCAGCTCATCGACATGAGGCAGGAAGGAGAGGTCATGATCATTATCGGAGAGGCCCCTGTCGCGGAGATGTTCGGATTCGCCGGAGCCATCCGTGGTGCCACCAGCGGAAGGGCCCTCTGGAGCACCGAACATGCAGGCTTCAAGCGCGTCCCGAACGAGCTGGCAGTCAACATCATCAGGCAGATCAGGCAGAGGAAGGGCCTCGACCCGAACCCGCCGAAGGAGCAGGATGTCTGCCCGCAGCAGTGA
- a CDS encoding HD domain-containing protein, which produces MKLVHDPIHGHIELNDFAVRLVDTPEFQRLRRITQLGLAYLAYPSARHTRFEHSLGTFWLAKKIAENNRDTVEGAVAYAALLHDLGHYPFSHTLEALYGSHEENTRRVLKEGEIRDVIGERYSLKEFLSLLKHPIVSGDIDADRMDYLVRDAYYTGVAYGLVDLDRLIRNLRYDGEKLIIGQKGIMAAQSLLLARSMMYPTVYQHHVSRIASAMLIKAVELERISEKEIAAMDKVDLIARLRRSERDEVRELVKAIDDRRLYKRVVYTNEELKNVEELKKALEDEFGHLAILDYPLKPKFEEKNAFVEGGQRLSEVSPLVRSLVELKDTHWRWGVYAREDVREDVRRFVVDLLG; this is translated from the coding sequence ATGAAGCTCGTCCACGACCCCATCCACGGCCACATCGAGCTTAATGACTTTGCTGTGAGGCTCGTTGACACGCCTGAGTTCCAGAGGCTGAGGAGAATAACTCAGCTTGGGCTGGCGTACCTTGCATATCCATCCGCAAGGCACACACGCTTTGAGCACTCACTGGGAACGTTCTGGCTCGCGAAGAAGATAGCGGAGAACAACAGGGATACAGTTGAAGGAGCGGTGGCGTACGCCGCACTGCTCCATGATCTCGGACACTATCCATTCTCCCACACCCTTGAGGCACTCTACGGGAGCCATGAGGAGAACACGAGGCGGGTTCTTAAAGAGGGCGAAATCCGAGATGTCATAGGGGAGCGCTACTCCCTCAAAGAATTCCTCAGCCTTCTCAAGCACCCGATAGTGAGCGGGGACATCGACGCCGACAGGATGGACTACCTCGTGAGGGATGCCTACTACACCGGCGTTGCATACGGACTCGTCGACCTCGACAGGCTTATAAGAAACCTCCGCTACGACGGCGAAAAGCTCATCATAGGGCAGAAGGGGATAATGGCCGCTCAGTCGCTGCTCCTCGCCAGGAGCATGATGTATCCGACCGTCTACCAGCACCATGTTTCTAGGATAGCGTCGGCGATGCTCATCAAGGCAGTCGAGCTTGAGAGAATAAGTGAGAAAGAAATCGCCGCCATGGACAAGGTCGATTTAATCGCCCGCCTTAGGAGAAGTGAGCGCGATGAGGTCAGGGAGCTGGTGAAGGCCATCGATGACAGAAGGCTCTATAAGCGCGTAGTTTATACCAATGAAGAGCTCAAGAATGTCGAGGAGCTTAAAAAGGCTCTTGAAGATGAGTTCGGCCACTTGGCTATTCTCGACTACCCACTGAAGCCGAAGTTCGAGGAGAAGAACGCATTCGTTGAGGGAGGCCAGAGGTTAAGCGAGGTCTCCCCTCTCGTCAGGAGTCTGGTGGAGCTCAAGGACACGCACTGGCGCTGGGGGGTTTACGCGAGGGAGGACGTCAGGGAGGATGTCAGGCGATTCGTGGTAGACCTCCTTGGCTGA
- a CDS encoding GTP cyclohydrolase IV: MPIFETQEEVPEIRERLHRVGITNLRTVAKINWKGKVYTFLPLFEITIDVPEEKKGIHMSRLVESITEAMSEAVEEEVMEAHSSLEELGKAVIYRLEDKHPHKRAEVWIRTHLIIPRETPASKKTTYEPYDVEVGVIKNEDGSFEKILRVKVIGNTACPHAMANNNGKTHIQRAIGELEVRTAFDEEIALEDMIDVVESSFSHPTYTLLKTVDENAVVQGMYRNPKFVEDVAREIFAKAKKRFKGRIHVRVISNESIHKHDVIAETWS; this comes from the coding sequence ATGCCGATATTTGAGACCCAGGAAGAGGTTCCCGAGATTAGAGAGCGTCTTCACCGTGTTGGAATAACGAATCTCCGCACGGTGGCAAAGATAAACTGGAAAGGGAAGGTGTACACTTTTCTCCCGCTCTTTGAGATAACTATCGACGTCCCGGAGGAGAAGAAGGGCATACACATGAGCAGGCTCGTGGAGAGCATAACGGAAGCGATGAGCGAGGCTGTTGAGGAAGAGGTAATGGAAGCCCACAGCTCGCTTGAAGAGCTTGGAAAGGCCGTCATTTATAGGCTCGAAGACAAGCACCCACACAAGAGGGCTGAGGTCTGGATAAGAACTCACCTTATAATCCCTCGCGAGACTCCGGCGAGCAAAAAGACAACCTACGAGCCCTACGACGTTGAGGTCGGTGTCATCAAGAACGAGGACGGAAGCTTTGAGAAGATTCTGAGGGTTAAGGTTATCGGAAACACCGCCTGTCCGCACGCTATGGCGAACAACAACGGCAAGACGCACATACAGAGGGCGATAGGCGAGCTTGAGGTGAGAACGGCCTTTGACGAGGAGATAGCACTTGAGGATATGATAGACGTCGTTGAGAGCTCCTTCAGTCACCCAACCTACACTCTGCTCAAGACGGTGGATGAGAACGCCGTCGTTCAGGGCATGTACAGGAACCCGAAGTTCGTCGAGGACGTTGCGCGCGAGATATTCGCCAAGGCGAAGAAGCGCTTTAAGGGCAGGATTCATGTGAGGGTCATCAGCAACGAGAGCATCCATAAGCACGACGTCATAGCGGAGACGTGGAGCTGA
- a CDS encoding ABC transporter ATP-binding protein, translating to MTLIEAKELRKIFGSIRALDGVTVEIPEGITLILGPNGGGKSTFLKLATGVYRPTSGEILVFGERPWNNGKLKARFGVAYDPPAFPQFVTGREWLTLFARSKGFDEEDAERAAELFDAKSFLDKRINGYSSGMLKRLSLAQAFVGKPELIFLDEPLANIDFDSMERVIEIIEDMKGRTNFVIISHIWEPLLPVVDWVVVIGNGKLVLSGKAEEVQEEVEKLFKPRIRRSKMGEAPEGPPRGRRVGKLQAEVNHLKWKPMPVNIFGN from the coding sequence ATGACGCTGATAGAGGCAAAAGAACTTAGGAAAATCTTCGGAAGCATAAGGGCGCTCGACGGCGTAACGGTTGAGATTCCCGAAGGGATAACCCTCATCCTCGGCCCCAACGGCGGCGGAAAGAGCACCTTCCTCAAGCTGGCAACGGGGGTCTACAGGCCGACCTCCGGAGAAATCCTCGTATTCGGGGAGAGGCCGTGGAACAACGGAAAGCTGAAGGCACGCTTTGGAGTCGCCTACGACCCGCCAGCGTTTCCACAGTTCGTGACGGGAAGGGAGTGGCTCACACTATTCGCCAGGAGCAAGGGGTTTGACGAAGAAGACGCCGAGAGGGCCGCGGAGCTCTTCGACGCCAAGTCATTCCTTGACAAGAGGATAAACGGCTACTCTTCGGGGATGCTCAAGAGACTTTCACTCGCCCAAGCCTTCGTAGGGAAGCCGGAGCTAATATTCCTCGATGAGCCCCTCGCGAACATAGACTTTGACAGCATGGAAAGGGTCATCGAGATAATCGAGGACATGAAAGGCAGGACAAACTTCGTGATAATCAGCCACATCTGGGAGCCGCTTCTCCCCGTGGTAGACTGGGTGGTCGTCATAGGGAACGGAAAGCTCGTCCTGAGTGGGAAGGCAGAGGAAGTGCAAGAGGAAGTTGAGAAGCTGTTTAAACCACGCATAAGACGCTCAAAGATGGGAGAGGCCCCGGAGGGCCCTCCCCGGGGCAGGAGGGTCGGCAAACTCCAAGCGGAGGTGAACCACCTGAAGTGGAAGCCCATGCCGGTTAATATTTTTGGGAATTAG
- a CDS encoding ATP-binding protein translates to MNRFVNREVELRTIKEKLMSGKFELIVIYGRRRVGKTRLVLEAVKDFPHVYYLAVEGDNLRHFRETAERVFPEVRYAREDWEGLLHALKGKIIIIDEFPNLIKEDPKVLSLFQRAVDLDLSGSKTKLILLGSSVSMMTEKVLSYKSPLYGRRTGSMKLKPMEFFTLREFFPRASLEELVEIYALTDGIPFYITQVELPFWEWLENELLNPASFFREEVDFLLRYEFTEIRTYKRILEAIALGKTTPKEIKDFTGMKHSDITPYLRNLIETGLIVREVPVTEKSTSKRGRYYVADNFLAFWFRFVYPNLSRIEEGTFEVSEIKEDYPHYLGWVFEKVARQFLVGLNRRGELPFKFTKIGRWWHKNEEIDLVALNEQEKKALFIEVKWKELNEKEAGGILKDLESKAELVGLDGWEKGYGIVAKKVAGEERLKEEGWLVWDLKDFEGLS, encoded by the coding sequence ATGAACCGCTTCGTGAACAGGGAGGTCGAGCTGAGAACCATAAAGGAGAAGTTAATGAGTGGGAAGTTCGAACTCATCGTAATATACGGAAGGAGGCGCGTTGGAAAGACCCGTCTCGTACTTGAGGCCGTTAAAGACTTTCCTCACGTGTATTACTTGGCGGTTGAAGGCGACAACCTCAGGCACTTCCGAGAGACCGCTGAAAGGGTGTTTCCCGAGGTGAGGTACGCCCGCGAGGACTGGGAAGGACTCCTGCACGCGTTGAAGGGGAAAATAATAATAATCGACGAGTTTCCTAACCTGATCAAGGAAGATCCTAAAGTCCTCTCCCTGTTTCAGAGGGCTGTTGACCTTGATCTTTCGGGGTCCAAGACTAAACTGATACTCCTTGGTTCTTCAGTGAGTATGATGACTGAGAAGGTGTTGAGTTACAAAAGCCCACTCTACGGTAGGAGAACCGGCTCCATGAAGTTAAAACCGATGGAGTTTTTTACCTTGAGGGAGTTCTTTCCCAGGGCGAGCTTGGAAGAGCTCGTTGAGATTTACGCTCTCACCGATGGCATTCCCTTCTATATCACTCAAGTTGAACTTCCCTTCTGGGAGTGGCTTGAAAATGAACTACTCAATCCGGCGAGCTTTTTTAGGGAAGAGGTTGATTTTCTCCTCAGGTATGAGTTCACTGAGATCAGAACATACAAGCGCATACTTGAAGCTATTGCACTGGGCAAAACAACTCCAAAGGAGATAAAAGACTTCACTGGAATGAAACACTCTGACATAACCCCTTACCTGCGCAACCTTATTGAGACGGGTTTGATTGTAAGGGAGGTTCCAGTTACGGAAAAGTCCACCTCAAAAAGGGGACGCTACTACGTTGCCGACAACTTCCTGGCCTTCTGGTTCCGCTTTGTTTACCCGAACCTGTCAAGAATCGAGGAAGGGACTTTTGAGGTTTCGGAGATTAAGGAGGACTATCCCCACTACCTTGGCTGGGTGTTTGAAAAGGTGGCAAGACAGTTTCTGGTAGGGCTTAACAGGAGGGGGGAGCTTCCGTTTAAGTTCACGAAAATCGGAAGGTGGTGGCACAAGAACGAGGAAATTGACTTGGTTGCCCTGAACGAGCAGGAGAAAAAAGCGCTCTTCATAGAAGTCAAGTGGAAAGAGTTGAACGAGAAGGAAGCGGGGGGAATCTTGAAGGACTTAGAGAGCAAAGCCGAGCTCGTGGGTTTGGACGGATGGGAGAAGGGCTATGGAATCGTCGCGAAGAAAGTTGCAGGGGAGGAAAGGCTGAAGGAGGAAGGCTGGCTCGTATGGGATTTGAAGGATTTTGAAGGCCTGTCCTGA